One part of the Musa acuminata AAA Group cultivar baxijiao chromosome BXJ1-5, Cavendish_Baxijiao_AAA, whole genome shotgun sequence genome encodes these proteins:
- the LOC135672819 gene encoding universal stress protein PHOS32-like, translating to MATEAEAAASVVGKSVMVVGIDDSEHSFYALQWTLLHFFSPAAGSSSPFKLVVVSAKPTPTSVIGLAGPGAADVLPFVESDLRKISLRVIEKAKEICTSHSVADVEFEVVEGDARNVLCEAVEKHHAEILVVGSHGYGAIKRTVLGSVSDYCAHHAHCTVMIVKKPKPKH from the exons ATGGCTACGGAGGCGGAGGCTGCGGCGTCGGTGGTGGGGAAGTCGGTGATGGTGGTGGGGATCGACGATAGCGAGCACAGCTTCTACGCGCTCCAATGGACCCTGCTCCACTTCTTCTCCCCCGCTGCCGGTTCCAGTTCGCCGTTTAAGCTCGTCGTCGTGAGCGCCAAGCCCACGCCCACCTCCGTCATCGGCCTCGCCGGTCCCG GAGCCGCTGACGTGCTACCGTTTGTGGAGTCGGATCTGAGGAAGATATCGTTGCGGGTGATCGAGAAAGCCAAGGAGATCTGCACTTCCCATTCG GTGGCTGACGTTGAGTTTGAAGTGGTTGAAGGAGATGCTAGAAATGTTCTCTGCGAGGCTGTGGAAAAACACCATGCAGAAATATTGGTTGTGGGAAGCCATGGATATGGAGCAATTAAAAG GACTGTCTTGGGTAGCGTGAGTGATTACTGTGCACACCATGCGCATTGCACCGTGATGATAGTGAAAAAGCCTAAGCCAAAGCACTAA
- the LOC135672818 gene encoding uncharacterized protein LOC135672818 isoform X1 codes for MAKETHIARFQTIKNACDRLRCCSQNESSEDVRSWRRRRRRRTTSPSSKPSRTPAIASVVAALVFGVVGARKDDKEEEEVEGEAEMDGDESTPPLLLATLGPRAPAPGDCYCCKSWTN; via the exons ATGGCGAAGGAGACCCACATCGCCCGGTTCCAAACCATCAAGAACGCCTGCGATCGCCTCCGTTGTTGCAG CCAAAACGAGAGCTCTGAAGACGTCCGTTCATGGCGAAGGCGAAGGCGAAGGCGAACCACATCACCCAGTTCCAAACCATCAAGAACGCCTGCGATCGCCTCCGTTGTTGCAG CTCTGGTGTTCGGCGTCGTCGGAGCAAGGAAAgatgacaaagaagaagaagaagttgaggGGGAGGCGGAAATGGATGGCGACGAATCGACGCCGCCGCTGTTGCTTGCAACATTGGGACCCCGAGCGCCAGCGCCCG
- the LOC135582999 gene encoding magnesium/proton exchanger-like translates to MNVAGNLGFLNTSSHERCESYIVFHAETSLSNGIRAFLYFVALAYCFIGLSSITARFFKSMENIVKHTRQIVEIDPSTGTELIKYEKVWNYTIADITLLAFGTSFPQISLAIIDSIQNIGQLNAGGLGPGTLVGSAAFDLFPIHAVCVVVPKAGTLKKISDIGVWLVELFWSFWAYVWLYIILEVWTPTMITLSEAVLTVLQFGLLLVHAYVQDKQWPYLSIPFGRSDRPEEWVPENETLFINGHDTRESNDNCCEILQVSEGQQSNVVDIFSIHSSKDTDLVYKIIPDNDTEEPSELYCNKMVDNKRDVLSVWMQQFLDALRLESTESKKMVSFYLWIGRVLWKLILMPWRLLFAFVPPYQIAHGWIAFIGSLSFISGIAYVVTKLTEGISCVTGINPYVIAFTALASGTSWPDLVASKIAAERQITADSAIANIICSNSVNIYIGIGIPWLIDTTYNFFVYQEPLYIQNAGGLSFSLLVFFTTSAGCIAVLLLRRITLGAELGGPKLWAWLTATYFMFLWLVFVVLSSLKVSGKI, encoded by the exons ATGAATGTGGCAGGGAACCTGGGTTTTCTTAATACCTCATCTCATGAAAGATGTGAAAGCTACATTGTTTTCCATGCTGAAACttcactttcaaatggaatacgaGCATTCTTGTATTTTGTCGCTCTTGCCTACTGCTTCATTGGGTTGTCATCTATAACTGCTCGTTTTTTCAAATCGATGGAGAATATTGTTAAGCATACACGTCAGATTGTGGAAATAGATCCTTCAACAGGCACTGAGTTGATTAAGTATGAAAAAGTTTGGAATTACACTATAGCAGACATCACTTTATTGGCATTTGGAACAAGCTTTCCGCAGATCTCTTTAGCAATAATCGATTCAATCCAAAATATTGGTCAGTTGAATGCTGGAG GTTTAGGGCCAGGCACACTTGTTGGTTCTGCTGCATTTGATCTATTTCCTATCCATGCTGTTTGTGTGGTAGTTCCAAAAGCAGGTACTTTGAAAAAGATATCAGATATAGGAGTTTGGCTAGTCGAGCTGTTCTGGTCATTTTGGGCATATGTTTGGCTCTACATAattttagag GTTTGGACACCTACGATGATCACTCTTTCTGAGGCTGTGCTAACAGTCTTACAGTTTGGGTTGCTACTGGTTCATGCATATGTTCAAGACAAACAATGGCCATATTTGTCGATTCCATT TGGAAGAAGTGATAGGCCAGAAGAATGGGTCCCAGAAAATGAAACTTTATTTATCAATGGGCATGACACACGTGAATCAAATGATAATTGCTGTGAGATTCTTCAAGTTAGCGAAGGTCAACAGAGTAATGTGGTTGATATATTCTCCATCCATTCATCTAAGGACACAG ATTTAGTCTACAAAATTATTCCAGATAATGATACGGAAGAACCTTCAGAACTATATTGCAACAAGATGGTTGACAATAAACGGGATGTCCTTTCAGTTTGGATGCAACAATTTCTTGATGCACTGAGG TTGGAGAGCACTGAATCAAAGAAAATGGTCAGTTTCTACTTGTGGATAGGGAGAGTCCTTTGGAAATTAATCCTCATGCCCTGGAGATTATTATTTGCTTTTGTGCCCCCATATCAAATTGCTCATGGTTGGATAGCATTCATTGGCTCTCTTTCTTTTATAAGTGGGATAGCCTATGTGGTTACCAAGCTTACAGAAGGAATAAGTTGTGTGACAG GAATAAATCCTTATGTCATAGCTTTTACAGCACTAGCCAGTGGAACCTCATGGCCTGATTTAGTTGCAAGCAAGATTGCTGCTGAGCGTCAAATCACTGCAGATTCTGCCATTGCTAACATCATTTGCAG CAACTCGGTGAACATATATATTGGCATTGGCATTCCATGGCTGATAGACACAACTTACAACTTCTTTGTGTACCAAGAACCATTGTACATTCAGAACGCAGGAGGCCTAAGCTTCTCCCTGTTGGTATTCTTCACAACTTCAGCTGGTTGCATTGCTGTTCTTTTACTTCGACGAATTACCTTAGGTGCAGAACTCGGTGGACCAAAGTTATGGGCTTGGTTGACAGCCACATACTTCATGTTTCTATGGCTTGTTTTTGTTGTTTTGTCATCGCTTAAAGTGTCTGGAAAAATCTAA